One Streptomyces lincolnensis genomic region harbors:
- a CDS encoding glycoside hydrolase family 16 protein, which translates to MGSHAARNRRHGRRALAMSVTVASAAVLLGLPRADGAPGQASASADACRTVGAGLPRGDCGPFWQVLAEDFNGDRVPLGAFSDCDHRVDTSGAHCGGLTGTYRDNWWAYPTGWPDTATSRNRDVTGVYHPEDTVSVGPAANGDGRMSIRMWRPEDGGPVHAAAVVPRAVMEMKYGKYSARIKVVKSAPGYKSAWLHYGGGCEMDHPEGEWTGALTAFHHPCGGGAQGYFPGADDWTEWHTVSTEWTPGHVRFFVDGRQIGHDTRAVPDRPLSWVLQNESALQGPGAAPGSSAQLDITWVAAYAYDWK; encoded by the coding sequence ATGGGTTCGCACGCGGCACGGAACCGTCGCCACGGCAGGCGGGCCCTGGCGATGTCGGTGACGGTCGCGAGCGCGGCCGTGCTGCTGGGACTCCCCCGGGCCGACGGGGCCCCCGGCCAGGCCTCCGCCTCCGCCGACGCCTGTCGCACCGTGGGCGCCGGCCTGCCCCGCGGTGACTGCGGGCCCTTCTGGCAGGTGCTCGCGGAGGACTTCAACGGTGACCGGGTGCCGCTCGGCGCGTTCAGCGACTGCGACCACCGCGTCGACACCTCCGGCGCCCACTGCGGGGGCCTGACCGGCACGTACCGCGACAACTGGTGGGCCTATCCGACCGGTTGGCCCGACACCGCCACCAGCCGGAACCGGGACGTGACGGGTGTCTACCACCCCGAGGACACCGTGAGCGTCGGTCCGGCGGCGAACGGCGACGGACGGATGTCCATCCGCATGTGGCGGCCCGAGGACGGGGGCCCGGTGCACGCGGCGGCGGTGGTTCCGCGGGCGGTGATGGAGATGAAGTACGGCAAGTACAGCGCGCGGATCAAGGTGGTGAAGTCGGCCCCGGGCTACAAGTCCGCCTGGCTGCACTACGGCGGGGGCTGCGAGATGGACCACCCCGAGGGAGAGTGGACCGGCGCCCTGACCGCCTTCCACCATCCCTGCGGCGGCGGAGCGCAGGGGTACTTCCCGGGAGCCGACGACTGGACCGAGTGGCACACCGTGTCCACGGAGTGGACGCCGGGACACGTGCGTTTCTTCGTCGACGGGCGGCAGATCGGACACGACACCCGCGCGGTGCCGGACCGTCCGCTGTCCTGGGTGCTCCAGAACGAGAGCGCTCTTCAGGGCCCCGGAGCGGCACCGGGCAGCAGCGCGCAACTCGACATCACCTGGGTCGCGGCGTACGCCTACGACTGGAAGTGA
- a CDS encoding acyl carrier protein, which produces MSEQPTATTLNPEFEAVLRECLAGLVGPDEPLQESTDLTAFGIDSLTVVRLLVALEETFGVTIPDEVITFEIFSSPGVLWNVLSGLMEEPDER; this is translated from the coding sequence GTGTCTGAGCAACCCACGGCCACCACACTTAACCCCGAGTTCGAGGCTGTGCTGCGAGAGTGCCTGGCCGGCTTGGTCGGTCCGGACGAGCCGCTCCAGGAGAGCACCGACCTGACGGCGTTCGGCATCGACTCGCTCACGGTCGTCCGGCTCCTGGTGGCCCTTGAGGAGACCTTCGGGGTGACGATCCCCGACGAGGTCATCACCTTCGAGATCTTCTCCTCGCCCGGCGTTCTCTGGAACGTCCTCTCCGGCCTCATGGAGGAACCGGATGAACGCTGA